One genomic region from uncultured Cohaesibacter sp. encodes:
- the cydD gene encoding thiol reductant ABC exporter subunit CydD gives MSTKHISAFLKAQSRRARRPLNLSIVLSFAAGIVLIVQMGVIAFCVDSVLTHQATLTDLLFLLPPLLILFVLRAVLSYFSERLALKAAIDLKHTLRKDLLARLIAKGPILERGSENAVGDQVTTLTEGIEALEGYFARYMPAMVMTVLLPFAILAVTLTRDWLSAVVMVVTAPLIPVFMILIGKGTERLNQKQWRKLARLSAHFLDMIQGLTTLKLFNASRREAETVSRMAESYRRTTMSVLRVAFLSSLVLEFFATVSIAIIAVFIGFRLLYGNMTFFDGFYVLLLAPDFYLPLRNMGTHYHARMEAVGAAETMVSVMEMDDGTEKKEGSLDALPDLKQGISLEFRSVGFVYPDGSRALEDVSFSLAAGKSLALVGPSGAGKSTIIDLILGLAQPSEGQILVNGLDLSILPIAEWRAQLAYVPQKPTLFSGTILDAIRYGQPDAGTEAVEAAAKLAQAHDFITGLSDGYNHQLNEKGAGLSGGQIQRIAIARALLRNAPLVLLDEPSAHLDRENEARIQNALQALEQSATTITIAHRLHTIEQADVILVLEQGKIAEMGPHNALIEKDGAYAGLVRSSFASKSTEVQHG, from the coding sequence ATGTCCACGAAACACATTTCAGCCTTTCTCAAAGCCCAGTCGCGCAGAGCCCGGCGGCCTCTCAATCTTTCCATTGTACTTTCCTTTGCTGCCGGCATCGTTTTGATCGTGCAAATGGGCGTGATTGCCTTCTGTGTCGATTCAGTCCTTACACATCAGGCAACGCTTACAGATCTGCTGTTTCTCTTGCCACCGCTGCTGATCCTGTTTGTGCTCAGGGCGGTTCTTTCCTATTTTTCCGAGCGTCTGGCTCTCAAAGCCGCCATTGATCTCAAGCACACATTGCGCAAGGATCTGCTTGCGCGCCTCATTGCCAAGGGCCCTATCCTTGAGCGCGGCAGCGAAAATGCAGTTGGAGATCAGGTCACCACATTGACCGAAGGCATCGAAGCGCTGGAAGGCTACTTCGCCCGCTATATGCCTGCGATGGTGATGACGGTTCTGCTGCCTTTCGCTATTCTGGCGGTTACCCTCACACGAGACTGGCTCTCGGCGGTGGTGATGGTGGTTACCGCACCGCTCATTCCCGTTTTCATGATCCTCATCGGCAAGGGCACCGAGCGTCTCAACCAGAAACAGTGGCGCAAACTGGCGCGGCTTTCCGCTCATTTCCTTGACATGATTCAGGGTCTGACGACTCTCAAGCTTTTCAACGCTTCACGTCGGGAAGCGGAAACCGTTTCGCGCATGGCCGAGAGCTATCGCCGCACCACGATGAGTGTGTTGCGCGTGGCTTTTCTTTCCTCGCTCGTTCTGGAATTCTTTGCCACGGTTTCCATTGCCATTATCGCCGTGTTCATCGGCTTTCGGCTGCTTTATGGCAACATGACCTTCTTTGACGGCTTTTATGTTCTGCTGCTGGCGCCGGATTTCTATTTGCCTCTGCGCAACATGGGCACTCACTATCATGCCCGCATGGAAGCGGTCGGGGCCGCCGAAACAATGGTCTCCGTTATGGAGATGGACGATGGCACAGAAAAGAAAGAGGGCTCCCTTGATGCACTACCAGATCTCAAGCAGGGCATTTCGCTTGAATTCCGTTCTGTTGGTTTTGTCTATCCCGATGGGTCTCGTGCGCTTGAGGATGTTTCCTTTTCGCTTGCTGCTGGCAAGAGCCTTGCCCTTGTTGGCCCGTCCGGAGCAGGCAAGAGTACGATCATCGATCTGATTCTGGGGCTCGCCCAGCCAAGTGAAGGCCAGATACTGGTCAATGGTCTTGATCTTTCAATTCTTCCGATCGCGGAATGGCGTGCGCAGTTGGCTTATGTGCCACAAAAGCCGACACTCTTTTCCGGCACCATCCTTGATGCCATCCGCTATGGACAGCCCGATGCGGGGACCGAAGCCGTTGAGGCCGCCGCCAAATTGGCACAGGCTCATGACTTCATCACGGGGCTGAGCGATGGCTATAACCATCAGCTCAACGAAAAAGGTGCTGGGCTTTCCGGCGGGCAAATTCAAAGGATCGCCATTGCCAGAGCCCTCTTGCGCAACGCACCGCTCGTTTTGCTTGATGAGCCCTCGGCGCATCTTGACCGCGAGAATGAAGCCAGAATCCAGAATGCGCTTCAGGCTCTGGAACAAAGCGCAACGACGATTACCATCGCCCACCGCTTGCACACAATCGAGCAGGCAGATGTCATTCTCGTCTTGGAGCAGGGCAAAATCGCGGAAATGGGCCCCCACAACGCGTTGATAGAGAAAGACGGCGCCTATGCGGGGCTGGTGCGTTCCAGCTTCGCAAGCAAATCCACGGAGGTGCAGCATGGCTGA
- the cydX gene encoding cytochrome bd-I oxidase subunit CydX has translation MWYFAWILGLTAALSVGVINVMWYEAQDNYDEKDT, from the coding sequence ATGTGGTATTTTGCATGGATCCTTGGATTGACTGCCGCCCTTTCCGTCGGCGTGATCAATGTCATGTGGTATGAAGCCCAAGATAACTATGACGAAAAGGATACTTGA
- the cydB gene encoding cytochrome d ubiquinol oxidase subunit II, whose translation MIIDYEILKFAWWALVGVLLIGFAITDGMDMGVGTLLPFLGKNDPERRIIINTVGPHWDGNQVWFITAGGAIFAAWPAVYAAAFSGFYLAMLLVLFALFFRPVGFDYRSKIEKQGWRNAWDWGLFAGGFIPSLIFGVAFGNLLQGVPFHLDEFLRVTYDAKFLWALLPLLNPFAILAGLVSVAMLTGHGSTWLQMRADEVVAARARQYGFYAGVATAVLFALAGLWIWAGNFNWFVIVSQPAYDAMPNPLAKEVAREAGALFNIYSNYPIAILAPALGILCPLLMALMSKAGKGGFAFLFSALGMTGIISTAGLSMFPFIMPSTTSPNSSLTVWDATSSHLTLTVMFWTAVIFVPIVLLYTIWCYWRMWGRVTMDEIEARSHSAY comes from the coding sequence ATGATTATCGATTATGAAATCCTGAAATTTGCCTGGTGGGCGCTCGTAGGCGTGCTGCTTATCGGCTTCGCCATCACTGATGGCATGGATATGGGGGTTGGCACCTTGTTGCCATTCCTCGGCAAAAATGACCCGGAACGCCGCATCATCATCAACACTGTCGGCCCGCACTGGGACGGCAACCAGGTGTGGTTCATCACCGCCGGTGGCGCCATCTTCGCGGCGTGGCCAGCTGTTTATGCAGCTGCATTCTCGGGCTTTTATCTAGCCATGTTGCTGGTGCTGTTTGCCCTGTTCTTCCGCCCTGTCGGCTTTGACTATCGCTCCAAGATCGAGAAGCAAGGCTGGCGCAATGCATGGGATTGGGGGCTGTTTGCCGGTGGCTTCATCCCGTCCCTGATCTTCGGTGTTGCTTTCGGCAACCTGCTGCAGGGCGTTCCGTTCCATCTGGACGAATTCCTGCGTGTGACCTATGACGCCAAGTTCCTGTGGGCCCTGTTGCCGCTGCTCAACCCGTTTGCCATTCTGGCCGGGCTGGTCTCTGTTGCCATGCTTACCGGACACGGCAGCACATGGTTGCAGATGCGGGCCGATGAAGTGGTTGCTGCGCGGGCACGTCAATATGGCTTCTATGCCGGTGTTGCAACGGCTGTGCTGTTTGCTCTTGCCGGTCTGTGGATCTGGGCAGGCAACTTCAACTGGTTCGTTATCGTCAGCCAGCCAGCCTATGATGCCATGCCGAACCCGCTTGCCAAGGAAGTGGCTCGCGAAGCCGGTGCGCTGTTCAATATCTACAGCAACTATCCTATCGCCATTCTGGCTCCGGCCCTTGGCATTCTCTGCCCGCTTCTGATGGCTCTGATGAGCAAGGCTGGCAAAGGTGGCTTTGCCTTCCTGTTCAGCGCGCTGGGCATGACAGGCATCATCTCCACCGCGGGGCTGTCCATGTTCCCGTTCATCATGCCTTCGACCACCAGCCCGAATTCGTCCTTGACGGTTTGGGATGCGACCTCCAGCCACCTGACCCTGACGGTCATGTTCTGGACGGCTGTGATTTTCGTGCCGATCGTGCTGCTTTACACCATCTGGTGCTACTGGCGCATGTGGGGCCGTGTCACCATGGACGAAATCGAAGCACGCAGCCATTCGGCTTACTGA
- a CDS encoding cytochrome ubiquinol oxidase subunit I, with product MEPIYGDLFVHLSRWQFAATALYHFLFVPLTLGITWMLVIMESVYVMTGKEVYKDMTKFWGKLFGINFALGVTTGLTMEFQFGTNWSYYSHYVGDVFGAPLAIEGLMAFFLESTFVGLFFLGWDKLSKRQHLAVTFFTALGSNLSALWILVANGWMQNPVGSEFSAETMRMEMTNFAEVVLNPVAQVKFVHTVAAGYVTASMFVIGISAWYILKGRDLAFAKRSFAVAAGFGLAASLSVIVLGDESGYELGDVQKVKLAAIEAEYHTEEAPASFNLIGWPNDKEMRVDYGIEIPWVMGLIATRSLDKQVIGISDLKAQHEARIRSGMIAYDKLTMLRAGDKSEETKAVFNLHKKDLGYGLLLKRYIDNPMDATDEMITAAVDDSIPSVPYLFWSFRIMVAFGFTMLGLFALSFYYTAKKQIEEKRWLLKLLVICIPLPWLSVELGWFVAEYGRQPWAIGEVLPTFLAASSLTIADLIFSLTGFLAFYTFLLVIEVWLMFKFARLGPSSLHTGRYHHEQSKPSSLAPAE from the coding sequence ATGGAACCTATTTATGGCGATCTATTCGTCCATCTGTCGCGTTGGCAATTTGCTGCCACTGCGCTTTACCACTTCCTGTTCGTTCCCCTGACACTGGGCATCACATGGATGCTCGTGATCATGGAATCGGTCTATGTGATGACCGGCAAGGAAGTCTATAAAGACATGACCAAATTCTGGGGCAAGTTGTTCGGTATCAACTTTGCCCTGGGTGTGACCACCGGTCTGACCATGGAATTCCAGTTCGGCACGAACTGGTCCTACTATTCCCACTATGTGGGGGACGTCTTCGGTGCGCCGCTAGCCATCGAAGGCCTGATGGCCTTCTTCCTTGAATCCACTTTCGTGGGTCTGTTCTTCCTTGGCTGGGACAAGCTTTCCAAGCGCCAGCATCTGGCGGTAACCTTCTTTACCGCTTTGGGATCGAACCTTTCGGCCTTGTGGATTCTGGTTGCCAACGGCTGGATGCAGAATCCGGTCGGCTCTGAATTCTCTGCCGAAACCATGCGTATGGAGATGACCAACTTCGCTGAAGTGGTCCTCAATCCGGTCGCACAGGTGAAATTCGTACATACGGTTGCCGCTGGCTATGTCACAGCTTCCATGTTCGTAATCGGCATCTCTGCATGGTATATTCTCAAGGGCCGCGATCTGGCCTTTGCCAAGCGCTCCTTTGCTGTGGCCGCCGGCTTCGGCCTTGCTGCGTCCCTGTCGGTTATCGTGCTGGGTGATGAATCCGGTTATGAACTGGGCGATGTGCAAAAGGTGAAACTGGCCGCAATTGAGGCGGAATATCACACCGAAGAAGCACCGGCTTCCTTCAACCTGATCGGCTGGCCGAATGATAAAGAAATGCGGGTCGACTATGGCATCGAGATTCCATGGGTCATGGGCCTCATCGCCACGCGCTCGCTGGACAAGCAGGTGATCGGTATTTCCGATCTAAAAGCCCAGCATGAAGCCCGTATTCGCTCAGGCATGATCGCCTATGACAAGCTCACCATGCTGCGTGCCGGTGACAAGTCTGAAGAAACCAAGGCTGTCTTCAATCTGCATAAGAAAGATCTGGGCTATGGTTTGCTTCTCAAGCGCTATATCGACAATCCGATGGATGCGACTGACGAGATGATTACGGCCGCAGTGGACGATTCCATTCCGTCCGTGCCATATCTGTTCTGGAGCTTCCGCATCATGGTTGCCTTCGGCTTTACCATGCTCGGACTGTTTGCCCTCTCCTTCTACTACACTGCCAAAAAGCAGATCGAGGAAAAACGCTGGCTGCTCAAACTTTTGGTCATCTGCATTCCGTTGCCGTGGCTGTCTGTCGAGCTTGGCTGGTTCGTGGCCGAATATGGCCGTCAGCCCTGGGCCATTGGTGAAGTTCTGCCGACCTTCCTGGCTGCATCCAGCCTGACGATCGCAGACCTGATCTTCTCGCTCACCGGCTTCCTCGCCTTCTACACCTTCCTGTTGGTCATCGAAGTGTGGCTGATGTTCAAGTTTGCACGACTGGGTCCGAGCTCGCTCCATACCGGTCGCTATCACCATGAACAATCCAAGCCGTCGTCTTTGGCTCCGGCTGAGTAA
- a CDS encoding DUF2946 family protein: protein MNQKPTLFKRMRSQRAITLLALCAMWLQVLAFGIHLSTSAKAAAGATGEDMYFPIICTANGLAGVSFDGDETPATLENDCAICALTALHDLGFNNHAQACERPVHSITTVFWPTAPSDGTLSLSPRVGTSRAPPLL, encoded by the coding sequence ATGAACCAGAAGCCTACCCTGTTTAAACGCATGCGCAGCCAACGAGCGATCACCTTGCTCGCCTTGTGCGCTATGTGGCTGCAGGTTCTGGCTTTCGGTATTCACCTGTCCACCAGCGCGAAAGCTGCAGCTGGCGCTACGGGTGAGGACATGTATTTCCCGATTATCTGCACAGCCAATGGTCTGGCTGGCGTTTCTTTCGATGGAGACGAGACGCCCGCCACCCTTGAAAATGACTGTGCAATCTGTGCTCTCACAGCGCTGCATGACCTAGGCTTCAATAATCATGCACAGGCTTGCGAGCGGCCAGTCCATTCGATTACAACAGTTTTCTGGCCAACCGCCCCTTCTGACGGGACGCTGTCTCTTTCTCCCCGCGTCGGCACCAGCCGCGCGCCTCCACTTCTTTAA
- a CDS encoding MotE family protein: MSNSDGLMGKYFSLHSSLRPSLLQIIGLVLAVSMANAADAKQPANSKTVEAGISSEKKEKTIDQIGANSFCENISDLASEQRYAWQLQNLIALQSDIDERIEKLETLRANVKDWIAKRDKVLSDVKEHIITVYERMRPEAAAERLAAVDDQVAIALLAKMKPRIVSAILNEMDADRASDLTQEMASLVEIKSGERDQ; the protein is encoded by the coding sequence ATGAGCAACTCAGACGGCTTGATGGGAAAATATTTTTCTCTGCACTCCTCTTTGAGACCGAGCCTGCTGCAGATAATTGGTTTGGTGCTTGCCGTGTCCATGGCCAATGCTGCTGACGCGAAGCAACCTGCTAACAGCAAAACGGTTGAGGCGGGAATAAGTTCCGAGAAAAAAGAAAAAACCATTGATCAGATCGGTGCCAATAGTTTCTGCGAAAATATCTCCGATTTGGCGTCAGAACAAAGATATGCCTGGCAGCTGCAGAATCTCATCGCGTTGCAAAGTGACATAGACGAGCGCATCGAAAAACTCGAAACGCTTCGCGCAAATGTCAAGGACTGGATCGCCAAACGCGACAAGGTGCTTAGCGACGTCAAGGAACATATCATCACGGTCTACGAGCGTATGCGCCCTGAAGCGGCGGCGGAAAGGCTAGCCGCTGTTGATGATCAGGTTGCCATCGCTCTTCTCGCCAAAATGAAGCCGCGTATCGTGAGCGCCATTCTCAACGAAATGGATGCAGACAGGGCGTCGGACCTGACACAGGAAATGGCGTCACTGGTTGAAATCAAGTCTGGAGAACGGGATCAATGA
- the flgH gene encoding flagellar basal body L-ring protein FlgH, with the protein MTTLLTKAMVPLFGILLLAGCANNQEKIGATPELSPMGNGLRQPMINPTLVGYQPTQQRSFHAIWTEDRNQFFLEPRAKRVGDVLTVLINIEDEASLDNASDRSRDSSEKQSLGFGFSLFGFGEDGDADLDAESKSSTKGKGAINRKEEIDLQIAAVVTQVLPNHNLVISGSQEVRVNAEVRVLNVEGIVRPRDIAANNVITYDKIAEARISYGGRGRITEMQQPAWGQQVYDRFVPF; encoded by the coding sequence ATGACCACTCTTCTCACCAAAGCCATGGTTCCCCTCTTCGGGATTTTGCTGCTTGCCGGATGCGCCAACAATCAGGAGAAGATCGGGGCCACTCCGGAATTGTCTCCCATGGGCAATGGCCTGCGGCAGCCGATGATCAACCCGACGCTTGTCGGCTATCAGCCAACTCAGCAAAGAAGCTTTCATGCCATCTGGACCGAGGATCGCAATCAGTTTTTCCTCGAACCACGCGCCAAGCGGGTGGGGGATGTCTTGACTGTTCTCATCAATATTGAAGATGAAGCCAGCCTCGACAATGCTTCCGATCGCAGCCGCGACAGCTCAGAGAAGCAGTCTCTGGGCTTCGGGTTCAGTTTGTTCGGTTTCGGCGAAGATGGCGACGCGGATCTGGATGCAGAATCGAAAAGCTCCACCAAGGGCAAGGGTGCCATCAATCGCAAGGAAGAGATTGATTTGCAGATCGCGGCCGTCGTGACTCAGGTCTTGCCCAACCACAATCTGGTGATTTCCGGCAGTCAGGAAGTGCGCGTGAACGCTGAAGTCCGGGTGCTTAATGTCGAGGGCATCGTGCGCCCGCGAGACATCGCTGCGAACAATGTCATCACGTACGACAAGATCGCCGAGGCTCGCATTTCCTATGGTGGCCGCGGACGCATCACCGAGATGCAACAGCCCGCATGGGGCCAGCAGGTTTATGATCGGTTTGTGCCCTTCTAG
- a CDS encoding flagellar basal body-associated FliL family protein: MSNIMVLSDGEVKAKSSKPDMGLFVTILIMTLLAAGIGAFVGMQLVNQTRHIVLEEKRERETPPVHALYDSPSEIVAIKPIIVNLAGVEKAFVRVQGSIVFSEAAMEQSKILVSQVESDIAAYLRTLKVSDLEGATGLQNLREDLNQRAKIRADDSIREFILETMVIQ, translated from the coding sequence ATGTCGAATATTATGGTTTTGTCAGATGGTGAAGTGAAGGCCAAGTCGAGCAAGCCTGACATGGGCCTGTTTGTTACGATCCTCATCATGACGCTTCTGGCCGCCGGAATTGGCGCTTTTGTTGGCATGCAACTGGTCAACCAGACCCGCCACATCGTTCTGGAAGAAAAGAGGGAGAGAGAAACCCCTCCTGTTCATGCGCTTTATGATAGCCCAAGTGAAATCGTTGCGATCAAGCCGATCATTGTCAATCTGGCAGGTGTCGAAAAGGCCTTCGTGCGGGTGCAGGGCTCAATTGTCTTTAGTGAAGCCGCGATGGAGCAGTCCAAAATTCTGGTCAGTCAGGTGGAAAGCGACATCGCAGCCTATCTCAGAACCCTCAAAGTCTCAGACCTGGAAGGGGCAACCGGATTGCAGAATTTGCGGGAAGACCTCAACCAACGGGCCAAAATCAGGGCGGATGACAGTATTCGTGAATTCATCCTCGAGACGATGGTGATCCAGTGA
- the fliP gene encoding flagellar type III secretion system pore protein FliP (The bacterial flagellar biogenesis protein FliP forms a type III secretion system (T3SS)-type pore required for flagellar assembly.): MLLASPAWAQSIDLNSILPSGEASASGRMIQLIALITVLSLAPGLLIMVTSFIRFSIAFSFLRSGMGLQSTPSNMVMISLALFMTFYVMGPTFDQAWKNGVQPLLDNQITEAQAYERVASPFRSFMLQHVRDEDIGMFSDLAIANLNATEATSPDEVEMRVLIPSFMISELRRGFEMGFLIALPFLVIDLIVATITMSMGMMMLPPTAISLPFKALFFVLIDGWNILVGSLIRSFF; this comes from the coding sequence CTGCTGCTTGCCAGCCCGGCATGGGCCCAGTCGATTGATTTGAACAGCATTCTGCCAAGTGGAGAAGCCTCCGCATCGGGCCGGATGATCCAACTGATTGCCCTCATCACGGTCCTGTCTCTGGCGCCAGGTCTCCTCATCATGGTGACCAGCTTCATCCGCTTTTCGATCGCCTTTTCCTTCTTGCGTTCAGGTATGGGATTGCAATCAACGCCCTCCAATATGGTGATGATCTCTCTGGCTCTCTTCATGACCTTCTACGTCATGGGACCAACCTTCGATCAGGCCTGGAAAAATGGCGTACAGCCACTGCTCGATAACCAGATCACCGAAGCGCAGGCTTATGAACGCGTGGCCTCGCCCTTCCGCTCCTTCATGCTGCAGCATGTGCGGGATGAAGATATCGGCATGTTTTCCGATCTGGCCATAGCCAATCTCAATGCCACGGAGGCAACCTCGCCGGACGAAGTGGAGATGCGGGTGCTGATCCCTTCCTTTATGATTTCAGAGCTTAGGCGCGGTTTTGAAATGGGCTTCCTCATTGCCTTGCCCTTTCTGGTGATCGACCTGATCGTTGCAACCATCACCATGTCCATGGGCATGATGATGTTGCCTCCCACAGCCATTTCGCTTCCCTTCAAGGCGCTCTTTTTCGTGCTTATCGACGGCTGGAACATCCTCGTCGGCAGCCTCATACGCTCTTTCTTCTAA
- the flgB gene encoding flagellar basal body rod protein FlgB: protein MEPVYLMKLANAHQNWLSVRENTIAQNVANANTPGYRAKDVESFTALFDKAHVRMASTQPGHMTAMNAATRSVDVEKKDSWDVTYSGNSVSLEQEMMKAGEVARDHTLTTNLIKSIHSMMLMAAKAQ, encoded by the coding sequence ATGGAACCTGTCTATTTGATGAAGCTGGCAAATGCGCATCAGAATTGGCTCTCGGTTCGCGAGAACACGATCGCCCAGAATGTCGCCAATGCCAACACACCAGGCTATCGGGCAAAGGACGTGGAAAGCTTCACCGCGCTCTTTGACAAAGCCCATGTTCGCATGGCCAGCACCCAACCTGGACACATGACCGCCATGAATGCTGCAACGCGGAGTGTCGATGTTGAGAAGAAGGATAGCTGGGACGTCACATATTCCGGAAACTCGGTCTCACTGGAACAGGAAATGATGAAAGCCGGTGAAGTCGCCCGAGATCATACTCTGACAACGAATTTGATCAAATCCATCCACAGTATGATGTTGATGGCAGCGAAGGCACAGTGA
- the flgC gene encoding flagellar basal body rod protein FlgC yields the protein MIDPLSATFRISSTGLSAQAERMRVISENLANAQSTGATPGSDPYQRKTIVFSEEMDRAAGASLVKVKNVGVDNAPFSVEYDPTNPAADENGQVKMPNVNTMIELADMRETNRSYEANLKVMTQTRSMVLRTIDLLRS from the coding sequence ATGATTGATCCTCTTTCCGCGACATTTCGCATCTCCTCTACCGGATTGTCCGCGCAGGCAGAGCGCATGCGCGTCATTTCCGAAAACCTGGCAAACGCCCAGTCGACCGGAGCGACCCCCGGCTCCGATCCCTATCAGCGCAAAACAATTGTCTTTTCCGAAGAGATGGATCGGGCAGCCGGTGCGTCACTCGTGAAGGTCAAGAATGTCGGCGTCGATAATGCGCCCTTCTCGGTTGAATATGATCCGACCAATCCGGCCGCTGACGAAAACGGGCAGGTGAAAATGCCCAACGTCAACACCATGATCGAACTGGCCGACATGCGCGAGACCAATCGCAGCTACGAAGCCAACCTCAAAGTCATGACCCAGACACGCAGCATGGTTCTGCGCACAATCGATCTGCTCAGGAGCTAG
- a CDS encoding flagellar hook-basal body complex protein FliE codes for MIDSLNSVSSLTTRGSDFNGVSETRFISNGGKTAAIDVTGTVDEAGNTFADYFAGVTTDAINTVKMGETTAIEGIEGKESVQNVVDAVMNAELALQSAIAIRDKVVAAYQEVSRMTI; via the coding sequence ATGATAGACAGTTTGAATTCAGTATCCAGCCTGACAACCCGGGGCAGCGATTTCAACGGCGTTTCGGAAACTCGCTTCATCAGCAATGGCGGCAAAACGGCTGCGATTGATGTAACGGGAACGGTCGATGAAGCTGGCAATACATTTGCTGACTATTTCGCCGGCGTAACCACGGACGCGATCAACACAGTCAAGATGGGCGAAACGACTGCCATTGAAGGCATCGAGGGCAAAGAGTCCGTGCAGAATGTGGTTGACGCAGTGATGAATGCAGAGTTGGCGCTGCAAAGCGCAATTGCCATTCGAGACAAGGTTGTCGCCGCCTATCAGGAAGTCAGTCGCATGACCATCTAG
- the flgG gene encoding flagellar basal-body rod protein FlgG has protein sequence MKALAIAATGMSAQQLNVEVIANNISNMNTTGFKRARAEFTDLLYQAVRVQGVPNRTGEAPIPEGAQLGLGVRAAAIRNLHTQGTLNNTSGTFDLAIDGKGWFTVSNADGDTFYTRAGSFNTNGEGRLVTSDGYPIEPAISVPDGTTDIEINETGQVYAIIDGQDAPQLLGQLQLAVFANDSGLEAKGANLFAETEASGEAVEGNAGDEGFGIIRQGYLEDSNVDPVKEITALIAAQRGYEMNSKVIQAVDDMAGVVTQGIR, from the coding sequence ATGAAAGCTCTTGCCATTGCTGCGACCGGAATGAGCGCGCAGCAGCTTAATGTTGAAGTGATTGCCAACAACATCTCCAATATGAACACCACTGGCTTCAAGCGGGCGCGTGCCGAATTCACCGATCTTCTGTATCAGGCGGTTCGCGTACAGGGCGTTCCCAACCGCACCGGTGAAGCTCCGATCCCCGAAGGGGCTCAACTCGGCCTTGGCGTGCGGGCTGCCGCGATCCGCAATCTGCATACCCAGGGTACTTTGAACAATACCTCTGGCACCTTCGATTTGGCCATCGACGGCAAGGGCTGGTTCACGGTCAGCAATGCCGATGGCGACACCTTCTATACCCGCGCCGGATCTTTCAATACCAACGGCGAGGGACGCTTGGTCACCTCGGACGGATATCCGATCGAACCGGCCATTTCCGTTCCCGACGGGACGACCGATATCGAGATCAACGAGACCGGTCAGGTCTATGCCATAATTGATGGACAGGATGCGCCCCAGTTGCTGGGACAGCTGCAGTTGGCGGTCTTTGCCAATGATTCCGGTCTTGAAGCCAAGGGTGCCAACCTGTTTGCAGAAACGGAAGCCTCGGGGGAAGCTGTTGAAGGCAATGCCGGGGATGAAGGATTTGGCATTATCCGTCAAGGCTATCTGGAAGATTCCAACGTTGATCCTGTGAAGGAAATCACCGCTCTTATCGCTGCCCAGCGCGGCTATGAAATGAACTCCAAGGTCATTCAGGCTGTCGATGACATGGCTGGCGTTGTAACGCAGGGAATACGCTGA